Proteins from one Vigna radiata var. radiata cultivar VC1973A unplaced genomic scaffold, Vradiata_ver6 scaffold_129, whole genome shotgun sequence genomic window:
- the LOC111241017 gene encoding protein REVEILLE 1-like isoform X2, which yields MAGPGEGLKIVRESSGNSTALEESIEIPPPRPKRKPNHPYPRKLIEIPKKEISNSEHPLRSNSLKSSDFGQENNSPKSVLSTVVSENLGSSDSDTPTGSLSRVSSISGVLANRFPLAQPKTSFKEEEDGMEKRLKFKLSKAASVALRGHDIQSDFPVLLKAMLSGL from the coding sequence ATTGTTAGAGAGTCTAGTGGGAACAGCACAGCCTTGGAGGAATCAATTGAAATTCCACCTCCACGCCCAAAAAGGAAGCCAAATCATCCTTACCCTCGTAAACTGATTGAGATTCCAAAGAAAGAGATTTCCAATTCAGAACATCCTCTGAGGTCTAATTCTCTCAAGTCATCAGATTTTGGTCAAGAAAACAATTCTCCTAAGTCAGTGTTATCTACTGTTGTTTCCGAAAACCTTGGTTCCTCCGATTCAGACACACCCACTGGAAGTTTGTCACGAGTCTCATCCATTAGTGGTGTCCTCGCAAACAGATTTCCGCTAGCTCAACCCAAAACATCATTTAAGGAAGAAGAGGATGGTATGGAGAAGAGATTGAAGTTCAAGCTTTCTAAAGCTGCTTCTGTGGCTCTCCGAGGCCATGACATACAAAGTGATTTTCCAGTACTTTTGAAGGCCATGTTATCAGGACTTTAA